In Anaerococcus prevotii DSM 20548, the genomic window CCTAGAGCCTTCAGTCTTGTTGTTTAAGGAAAACACTAAGCTAAGACTTAAGGATGAGAAAGAGTATATGACAAGTCTTGAAGATAAAATCGAGATTTTGGCGGAGATGGGGATAAATACCTTTTGCTTGATAGATTTTGATGAAAAGTTTATGAATCTTTCTCCAAGAGAATTTATAGCTGAAATTATTAACAAAAAGCTCAACGCATCCTTCGTTATTTGTGGCAAGGACTACAGGTTTGGTAGGAAGGCCTCAGGTAATATCGAAACTCTTAGAAAGCTTGAAGATGAATATGATTACAAGACTTCAGTAGTTGAATTTGAAAAGGAAGATGAGGTAAACAAAATCTCATCCAATCATATTAGAGATCTAATCAGAGAAGGAAATATCAGCAAAGTAAACAAACTCCTTGGAAGAAATTACAAGATAAAAGGAAGGGTTGTAGATGGCGCCAAAAGAGGCAGGACCCTAAACTTTCCTACAGCAAATCTTAAGCTTAGCTTTAACTATGTCCTTCCAGTAGATGGAGTTTACTTTACAAAAGTTAATATTGACGGAGCATCTTTCTATGCTTTAAGCAATGTAGGTACCAACCCTACCTTTGATGAAAGCTACAGAAAGGTAGAGACCTATATACTTGACTTTAACCAAAATATTTACGGCAAGGATATTTCCATAGAATTTGTAGAGTTTTTCCGCTATGATATCAAATTCGATAGCAAGGAAGCCTTAATAGAACAGATGAATTCTGATAAGAAAAAAGCCTATGAATATCTAGAAAATATTTTGCAAAATAAGGATGAACTAGTATAATACTAAGCGGTACCTTTGCTAA contains:
- a CDS encoding bifunctional riboflavin kinase/FAD synthetase — encoded protein: MIEKIKIYDLNMDLPDLEKKAVSLGNFDGVHLGHQKLMKNNLEISKKYDLEPSVLLFKENTKLRLKDEKEYMTSLEDKIEILAEMGINTFCLIDFDEKFMNLSPREFIAEIINKKLNASFVICGKDYRFGRKASGNIETLRKLEDEYDYKTSVVEFEKEDEVNKISSNHIRDLIREGNISKVNKLLGRNYKIKGRVVDGAKRGRTLNFPTANLKLSFNYVLPVDGVYFTKVNIDGASFYALSNVGTNPTFDESYRKVETYILDFNQNIYGKDISIEFVEFFRYDIKFDSKEALIEQMNSDKKKAYEYLENILQNKDELV